The following are encoded in a window of Chionomys nivalis chromosome X, mChiNiv1.1, whole genome shotgun sequence genomic DNA:
- the LOC130868425 gene encoding 60 kDa heat shock protein, mitochondrial-like, whose amino-acid sequence MLRLPTVLRQMRPVSRALAPHLTRAYAKDVKFGADARALMLQGVDLLADAVAVTMGPKGRTVIIEQRWGSPKVTKDGVTVAKSIDLKDKYKNIRAKLVQDVANNTNEEAGDGTTTATVLARSIAKEGFEKISKGANLVEIRRGMMLAVDAVIAELKKQSKPVTIPEEIAQVATISANGDKDIGNIISDAMKKVGRKGVITVKDGKTLNDELEIIEGMKFDRGYISPYFINTSKGQKCEFQDAYVLLSEKKIFSVQSIVPALEIANAHPKPLVIIAEDVDGEALSTLVLNRLKVGLQVVAVKAPGFGDNRKNQLKDMAIATGGAVFGEEGLNLNLEDVQAHDLGKVGEVIVTKDDAMLLKGKGDKAQIEKRIQEITEQLDITTSEYEKEKLNERLAKLSDGVAVLKVGGTSDVEVNEKKDRVTDALNATQAAVEEGIVLGGGCALLRCIPALDSLKPSNEDQKIGIDIIKRALKIPAMTIAKNAGVEGSLIVEKILQSSSEVGYDAMLGEFVNMVEKGIIDPTKVVRTALLDAAGVASLLTTAEAVVTEWSRPQIHSERVIYVISLASIVPVGISFLKGCCGSMPGLPFVRVNSLYSTFSH is encoded by the coding sequence ATGCTTCGACTACCCACAGTCCTTCGCCAGATGAGACCAGTGTCCCGGGCGCTGGCTCCTCATCTCACTCGGGCCTATGCCAAAGATGTGAAATTTGGTGCGGATGCTCGAGCCTTAATGCTTCAAGGTGTAGACCTTTTAGCCGACGCTGTAGCTGTTACCATGGGGCCAAAGGGAAGAACGGTGATTATTGAGCAGAGGTGGGGAAGTCCCAAAGTAACGAAAGATGGGGTCACTGTGGCAAAGTCAATTGATTTAAAggacaaatacaaaaatatcagAGCTAAACTTGTTCAAGATGTTGCCAATAACACAAATGAAGAGGCCGGGGATGGCACTACCACAGCTACCGTTCTGGCACGTTCTATTGCCAAGGAGGGCTTTGAGAAGATCAGCAAAGGGGCCAACCTAGTAGAAATCCGGAGAGGtatgatgttggctgttgatgCTGTAATTGCTGAACTGAAAAAACAATCTAAACCCGTGACAATCCCTGAAGAAATTGCTCAGGTTGCTACAATTTCTGCAAATGGAGACAAAGATATTGGAAACATCATTTCAGATGCTATGaagaaggtgggaaggaagggtGTCATCACAGTGAAGGATGGGAAAACCCTGAATGATGAGTTAGAAATTATTGAAGGCATGAAGTTTGACAGAGGATATATTTCCCCGTATTTTATTAACACATCGAAAGGTCAGAAATGTGAATTCCAAGACGCCTATGTTCTTTTGAGTGAAAAGAAGATTTTTAGTGTGCAGTCCATCGTGCCCGCTCTGGAAATTGCCAATGCTCATCCTAAGCCTTTGGTCATCATTGCTGAGGACGTTGATGGAGAAGCTCTAAGCACACTGGTCTTGAACAGGCTGAAAGTGGGTCTTCAGGTTGTGGCAGTCAAAGCGCCAGGGTTTGGGGACAACAGGAAGAACCAGCTTAAAGATATGGCTATTGCTACTGGTGGTGCGGTATTTGGAGAAGAGGGGTTGAATCTAAACCTTGAAGATGTTCAAGCTCACGACTTAGGAAAAGTTGGAGAGGTCATTGTCACTAAGGATGACGCCATGCTTTTGAAAGGAAAAGGTGACAAGGCTCAAATTGAGAAACGCATCCAGGAGATCACTGAGCAGCTCGACATCACCACTAGTGAATACGAAAAGGAGAAGCTGAACGAGCGTCTCGCAAAGCTCTCAGATGGAGTAGCTGTACTGAAGGTTGGAGGAACAAGCGATGTAGAGGTGaatgagaagaaagacagagttaCAGACGCACTCAATGCCACACAAGCAGCTGTGGAAGAAGGCATCGTGCTAGGCGGGGGCTGCGCTCTGCTCCGCTGCATCCCAGCCTTGGATTCCCTAAAGCCTTCTAATGAGGATCAGAAAATAGGTATAGACATTATTAAAAGAGCACTCAAAATTCCCGCCATGACCATTGCTAAGAACGCGGGTGTTGAAGGGTCTTTGATAGTCGAGAAGATTCTGCAGAGTTCCTCAGAAGTTGGGTATGATGCCATGCTCGGGGAATTTGTGAACATGGTGGAGAAGGGAATCATTGATCCAACAAAGGTCGTAAGAACTGCTTTACTGGATGCTGCTGGGGTGGCCTCCTTGCTAACGACAGCAGAAGCTGTAGTGACCGAATggagcaggcctcaaattcactcaGAAAGGGTCATTTACGTCATTAGTCTTGCCAGTATTGTACCAGTAGGCATATCTTTCTTGAAAGGGTGTTGTGGCAGCATGCCAGGTCTACCCTTTGTTAGAGTCAACAGCCTATATAGCACCTTCTCCCACTAA